caatgattacaaacacagaataaccaaaaagctcaacatctgcaatacaatcatctgaaaggggtacacttcttttactacgGTTGTggccagcaaaaggcaatataagtgtcattctactaagacagcaaagggtgccatcacttaaatttgcagaaatataattaaaggtgcgtgaaccgcaagtaaaaaaccatcctgatggtaggatgatatggccataattatatgaaacattaacagcatgggaacaatttaaaaggggttaagaaatttttcgacagcccaagggcacctttgtacgagtgcagttaactacacgcgcacaggtgacattgtgagccccggccgggtacggtgtgtggagggatatagccgtgcgagcagagtatagttggccgggccccaattagccatgctagagtactgggaggaaagattcgcataagcagagaacagtgtcttattctccatctcctcagggtgatgacatactggaataaggcatgtacctaacaagtctccggctgctacagaattagataaacaaaagtgggtaacatttgctattgaagccaatctttcccatatgttatatgtcattcaGGCTCGTAACGGGGGAAgcgcttccgagccaacccctacaggaaatagcaggcacaaaaggcacacaatcatcacagaattagcagtgatttgggcgagaatcgccacaaacaaagtctcaggagtctctggctgttgatctgctgccagtcttcgttgggccgcggcgaccaatgcttttactgctccccatgtcacgggccactttgggacactacgcctcctccgtttccgtcccgtcgttgtcgactcggggggcaacgcggtctcctccaaggtcagctgaaactctggtatgggatttgacagtccctggtgccatgccatgttgtttaagtgccggtcgcacacaccgagctggaacccacaacggtcctgcagggagagacacagcagcatatccccgaccccaagtgattagaggtactgggcccagccactgtggatcgggcagctgacggtaaaagacacgcggtctttccagtacctcagatttgtgaaaatgccgatccgcaggggtctgctgatctgcattcagtgttaaattatttaaagtaaacaagaggatatgcatttgttgttgaatgtctcctaaggttcggagacgcagctccccttgttttaattgtttatctagcaaggttttgagtgtgcgattggcacgttcaacaatggcttggcccgtggaattataagggattccgtgtttaagacggacgtcccagcgggcacaaaaggtggagagggctgcagagcagtaggctggggcattatctattttaatttggcaggggcgacccataacagaaaagcaggccagcaaatggtgaataactttgttagtggcttccccacgttgtggggttgcccaaaggaagcctgaataagtatcaacggaaacatgtaaaaacgaataggggcgaaattgtggcacatgagtaacatccatctgccacagctgatttgctgcggtacttcgggggttaacggcataagaaaaagtaggagcagcagcagcacagtgggggcaggaacgaacaatggaacatgcatgatcagcaggaatgtgaaactgccgggccaaaacagaggcagactgatgaaaaaaggcatggctttcaatggggtcagaaaaaagggaatttacctgaccacgcaacgcgcaatcagcgcgtgcattgccctcagtgagtggcccaggcagaggggtatgactgcaaatatgagcaacaaagtaagggaaatgacaagtggcaagaaggtgctgcaaaaacaaaaacaggtgaaggaggtctgcatcaacctgaggggtaatgagggcaaggggtaaatgatcaattacctgataaacataatgggtatccacaattaaattaaagggacaatcagcaaaaaattgaaaggccaaaataacagcagctaattctgaACGCTGTGCAAAACGAGAATGCCAATGAGGGGGCTCACCCAACTGATAAGTGACTACACCTCGgtggggagagccatcagtaaaaagagtgacagcggaaacaatgggttgagagcggctaagacAATGAACAACTAGGGGCACCTTTTGGGTAATGACCAACCAAGGATCTTTTGGAGGattgtaagaaatctctcccacataatcacaaagagcaacctgccaggccaaggaggtgtggcacaaagagtcaaattcagtacaggacaaggggaacacaatggcaactaaatcagtgccagtgagttgcactgcacggtggcgggctttacgaacaagatcagatagggcatctaaatacggataaatatttcgaggaggggtggatgaaaggtatagccattctataatagagacggctgtgtctgtacggggtacaaacagagccgcagttggtgtatgaggggtggcaagaagaaccaatcGTAAGGGACagacctctgggagtctgtccacaaactgctgactcaatgctgcattgatttgtcgaatgcaggcagtatgcttttcagtgatggcaataactgcaccAGGTGCACGGGCTCCACACAGGAGCTCAAACGacggctgcagcattgaagtggggagacgaaagtagggccgaatccaatttaaatggcccaaaatctgttgtaatttaacaagggttaggggttgaggtagaattaattccggacgaaccggagcagcataggtttgtaaaaccttatatccgaggtagtggtagggataagagcgttggattttttctggtgccactaacaggccattttggccgagaatctgagataaagattcaagctgttgtgccgtgacccggggaccacttagcaaaatgtcatccatgtaatggtagacctttagcgaAGGGTACCGGGCACggaaaggggcaagggcccgatccacaaaaagctgacacaaggttggactattttgcatcccctggggcaagaccttccactgatacctttgagagggttgctgattattatattgtggcaccgtaaatgcaaatttttcgcgatcttgagggcaaagggggatggtgaaaaacaatcttttaaatctaacacacaaagttgatcggtttaaggaattaaatttggatttggtaagccaaattgcaaggggcccataggttggatgcgtttatttatttcccttaaatcatgtaacagccgccaagcacccgattttttcttaataacgaacaccggggtgttccagggactagtggagctctccagtcgctgtgcttgcaaatgctgctgcacaagcgaatgaagcgcttttagcttttctagagggaggggccactggtcaatccatacgggctctaaggattgcataccaagggtaatgcggagggcacggtgggtgagggagggttttgggccatcagatgttaatatcgagggtggtatctaactttgtaagtaaatcacggccccaaatattgaggtggacagggagcacaaaagggcggatagtagcaagggtacggcctcccggtttagagaccgtgacccaagacaaactttggcgcccgggtttactacccccgatcccccacaattctctagaaggaaccgtaggccaactaaccggccactccagatcacgaatcaccgtaacgtcagctccagtgtccaccagccctgtaaaaggaacatcatttaagagaagtgttaactgaggtttcgaggggcggactgacattgtcagagcaacaagtggagaagacgcgctgtgagacggcgagtgagacaacgtcgatccaaagccgcctccgccccgagttcgatcctcggcagctggaacctgataggggactaaaatcaattgtgcaattgaccgtccacgcgggagcgactgtggaagacgagtccacacctgaaccttaataatgccagtgtaatcagcatcaatgacccctggaatgacaaaaaagccctgtttcccagcatgtgagcgagggagaacaagacctacaaagccggcagggagaggtcccgtcacctgtgtaggtatggcacagacctcccctggcagccgaaagtcagtgtccttctgcatgatcaaatcaagccctgcacttccagcagtcgccgccctcatagagtctatggattttaaggcagaggagcggttgtctgagtaggaaacacccccgtttggccctgggttcagGGGGGACCCGTCGcacggtttcccgacccgctacgacactgattagcccagtgataacctttcccacacttggggcacttctttgagggtcaggctggtgccttagatgagcggcactcccgctgaaaatgaccctccttaccacagcggtaacaatgcttcccctccttcccagtttttctcagggcggcagccagaactccagccttgtgggcttgtgtgccaatgttctggcacgcccgcagcatgtctgagagctctaaaataccagaggcttgtgctgcctggagagcacggcggcaatcctcgtttgcattttcaactgccaattttaacaggagctcgtgagctgcctcagtgttatccacctgtcggaggatagcctcatgcaatctgttggtaaaatccaaaaaggactctgaggcaccctgacagatactgacaaagcttttggtaggcttgcctgaatccgggaccttcttgaaagcatgctgggcacaggtggaaataatggggaagacggcctgagggagttaagactgcatctcaatagtagcaaacgggccctcccctgccaaatgctcataaatgataccgtgctctctatgtacctgagcttggcgttctgccatctgccgatactcactaagccaaataacatactgactgggtgacaacatcatgcgcagcagcgttttccaatcctcagggattagggagtacccagtacctatcccttcaatgagaccatgcacaaaggtgctagtcaggccaaattcacgaattgctttctttacctctctaaccaccgagtatggcaaagtggtccaggtgcccacggggttgccctggtcatcattctgccaggtcaccgggcaaactgagaccagatcagccagctcctccgctgtaagatccgatcgagctttcgctgcgtgaaccatttgttgcaccagcgaaagcttctgagcagatgcagatgaccctccggggggccccacggggggagggtgatcacacaccggctccggtggggaaggccagggaggcggtggtaatagaggccctgggggcgaagcagggggagggatggttgcaggagcggatgggggtggcgagatcaccagcctcgcgagggagggtctgtccgaggcgacacgctgtatcgcgtcgcggcagaggtgccaggcatgtaaagcctgcacgggcgcccgaggctgttcgtgcaatgtctggcccaatcgctcccagtccgctagcttaaggcttccggcttcaggataccacgggcactgggcacgcacctcctgtagcaggagagtaagtgctcgagccgggcagtcatgctgagccttatgCAGCAagtactgcagctcattgcggtgttgcacttgcaaagcagagagggagcttcccatacttaccacaatgaaaaatactcaccgggatccacgaagcggatgagtgacgcgtctgaaacccttgccgggcgaggtgagtgctgagggccccacgtttgggcgccagttgtggcggttcaatcatcagacagaacacagctttatgcaagcaagcaggctggtcagtggatatgggctgttctgcccccccgccttccaccttctccttttattatatttctcccccctaagcattacacactgctacacaaaggaatgtatgacgttgattagtatacttagttaccatcctttatctactacaatcctggttctcaggccttgagcccaggctaagaaagcctcccacagttgctgtccaaacaatcaagttctcatgattcatatctagcccttgtccttggatagagcaatgtgtgcattgcttctacaaaacagtcagggtgtgccctgcctgcttccaggtggaatagctaaacatgaacccttcaattATTATTTAAGgacaaaagtttaaaaataagagaTGACATGACTACATTCCAATGTAAACAAGAGTAGAATTGAAAAACCTCAGACATTTACACCTGGATTGCATCATCCATAAAGGCCAGAGTACGACCCCATATACACGATACTAAGCAataacaaaaaaatgaaatgcactCCCAATATCTATTCACATGTTtagatatcatagaatcacaaatgtaggactggaagggacctccataGGTCATTTAATctagcccctgtgctgaggcaggactaagtattatctagaccatccctgacaggtttttgtctaacctgttgttagtctaaaaaaaaaaaaaatccacacctttgataggtaacttgttccagtgctcACTACCCTTACatttagcaagtttttcctattCTCTATCCTAAATGTCCCATGCTGCAAtgaagtccattacttcttgtcctgtcctcagtggttaaggagaacaatttataacTCCTCTTTCAAGCAATCTTAAGTAGTTGAAAATGGTTATCATGTCTCCCTTCAGTCTTTctctttccagactaaacaaacccaattttcatCTTTCCTTGTCGGCCATATTTTCTGGAACTGTAATAATTTGTGTTGCTTTCTGTGATGGGGTCCATTCCCCACACTGTCCCTGAAAAATTTGAATTAGGCCCAGGGAATCCAGTCAGTCAATTAAGATTCAAATAGGGGAGATGTAATCTGAGTGGAGGGTGCTAATTAGAAGGAAGCTTACCTGTGTGGGAACAGGTAaggcttctataaagccaggtGAAAAGTGGCAGGGAGTAAGGATGCACTTTCTCTCCTGGAGGTAAGGGATGATGGAAATAGGAACCCCTGAGAAAGGGCTTACCTAAGAGGGAGGGGATAAATGAGAGCATGGGGTCTCACTTAGCCTTGCCCTACTACACCTCCAGGAGGCATTAGAAGGGCTGAAGCTAATTCAGGTGGGGGCTGACCAGGAAGGAGAACTGATTGCTGGCTATCTCTCAGTGAGAGAATCCTGGCTATAGACAGGGTGTTGAGGTGGTCTGTTGGTAGACAGAGCCTCCCTGAAAGAAGGCAGGGAAGCAAGTTTGCAACAGGAAGCCCCAAGCAGATCTGGAGGAAATCTGCACAGGACTCTCGTGAGGGAGCAGGATGACTCCTGTTGAGTCAGGCACCGCCCTACCAGGGAAGGAGAAAACTTTCCTGCAGCAGAACTGCATGGGAGGTAGAAAGTGCCAAAAAGCTCTGTAGTGAGCTTGGGGAGGAGACTTGGAGGAAGGAGCTGATACACTGGGAGCTTGTGAAGAAGCTATGGGACTAAAAGACCTAAGACAGGGCATGGTAGGAAGTATTCTAGGGACACCGCAAGGGGTCTGTGTAGTCAGGCCTTGACAGCTTATTAAAGAGTCCCTGGACCAGAacccaggggagagagggcatggGTTCCCCTACTAGTTGCTGCGAAGTGGTATTGCATGGGGTAGTGAATAGGTAGACTGCCTGACTGACTGGGAGAGACAAAGTCAGGGCAGCAGGCAAGAAAGCTGCCTGATGCTGCCAGTGCAGAAGGCCTTTGTGATTTTCCCCTTCCGGGGGAATCTTTTAATATGGCCATTCTGGAATGTGGTGTCACAAAGCAGCTGTACCGCAGCTCTgagtgggaggagagctgcaatggggaaagagaagaaaaagggtGCTGAACTATGTAGAGCTGCTTCCCAGCTGCTGCCAGTAGAAGGCACCCCAGTAGTGAGCCAAGCACCCTGTgacactctcctctggactttctccaatttgtccacatctttcctaaagtgtggttcCCCAGACTGGACACAATAATCCTGATGTCTcttcagtgctgagtagagtgaaaaatatttcttgtCTTACTACAACAGTCCTACTAATACAGTCCAGAATGATGCTTGCTTGTTTTGTAACAGTATTATGTTGTTGACTCATTTGGTTTCTGATTCAccataatccccagatccttttctgcagtactccttccgaggcagtcatttcccattttgtatttgtgcaattgattattccttcttaagtgtagtacttttgtatttgtccttactgaatttcatcctgtttacatACTATGTGTACTGATCTTATGGTGGGATTCCATACATTTGAATTTCTTCCATTTTTATTCTTGTGGTTTGATTTCATGAATTGACACCATACTGTTTCTATTCTGTCTCAAAATTCACTGAGtagcccccctcccttccccacatgcCCATGCAATTCATAACAAATAACTCCTCCCAGATATTGTACTGGCACCTATTTAAATTCCCAATGGGACTTGCAACTTTTACATGACCAGGAAATCCTTctcacaaactcactctgctTCCCCCTCTTATGTGTAAGACTTTAACTTTCCTTAGCTCAGAGTGAAGACCATTAGAGTGACTTGTATTCTACTGTCTGGTTGTCTGCTCATATTGTTTTACTGAGTGTTCTAATGACAGGTTACATTTAATTCTTGTGAAGTTGCCACCTATGATGTGCTATGAGAGCAGATAACTGTCCCaaatagaacaggagtacttgtggcaccttagtgtctaaggtgccacaagtattcctgttctgttctttttgtggatacatactaacatggctgctactctgaaacctgtcccaaATAAGCATTCTGGCATGTAAAAACTATGATATGCTGTGGACTAGAATATGTGAAGATAATGTGAATAATAATTTACAAATTGTTGAAATTATTTGagcacttcttttttttaaagtctgtctTTATCCTTTCCCAGTAACATCAGGCAGACTTAATTCTGGGCCAGTTTGGACAATTCTTTAAATATTAAACTATTTTTCTTAAACTGGTTTACATACCGAGATCTATTCTGCCATCAGTGTCACAAGTGCTACAATTTTAGCAATATGACAGTCACCAGCAGTAGACTCAAACATTCAATTTATAAGGAATTTCACTTTTAAATAAATTTCATGGATTATTGATGGCAAGAAGGACTCTTTTTTTGGCTTTCAGCTGACTtcacaaaaaatgcagttttcctTGAAATTATCTGTAACGATCAATTTAACATCCAGTAATTATACTGTTTGCTCATTTGCATTTTCCTGGCACAGTTTTGGGTGTGTACAAATGTACACAATGTGCGTACAGTGGTGGTATTTTTCAGAAGCTTTGAAATATTCTAGCTATGCCAGAGATACTTAAAATAGGGGAAAACTCAAAATTCAGCAAGATCTCTCATTTATATGCAATTGTTATCCATGCTACTTCGGCAATGAATATGACCACAGGCATGACTGTTTGTATGTGTCAGTCTATTACAGGCCTAGTGAACTCTGTAGTTTCAATTGGAACTAGAACAGTGACTTtgaaagggaggaggaggggagaaatgtGGTATTTCTAGCCCTCCTGAACTTAAGGAATAATGGAAATTTGGTGAAGGACAATGATATTGCAAGATTTTCAGCTTGCTCTCAAGACCATAGTG
The genomic region above belongs to Caretta caretta isolate rCarCar2 chromosome 3, rCarCar1.hap1, whole genome shotgun sequence and contains:
- the LOC142071515 gene encoding uncharacterized protein LOC142071515; this translates as MGSSLSALQVQHRNELQYLLHKAQHDCPARALTLLLQEVRAQCPWYPEAGSLKLADWERLGQTLHEQPRAPVQALHAWHLCRDAIQRVASDRPSLARLVISPPPSAPATIPPPASPPGPLLPPPPWPSPPEPVCDHPPPVGPPGGSSASAQKLSLVQQMVHAAKARSDLTAEELADLVSVCPVTWQNDDQGNPVGTWTTLPYSVVREVKKAIREFGLTSTFVHGLIEGIGTGYSLIPEDWKTLLRMMLSPSQYVIWLSEYRQMAERQAQDRCGFQLGVCDRHLNNMAWHQGLSNPIPEFQLTLEETALPPESTTTGRKRRRRSVPKWPVTWGAVKALVAAAQRRLAADQQPETPETLFVAILAQITANSVMIVCLLCLLFPVGVGSEALPPLRA